The Gallus gallus isolate bGalGal1 chromosome W, bGalGal1.mat.broiler.GRCg7b, whole genome shotgun sequence genome window below encodes:
- the LOC121108214 gene encoding uncharacterized protein LOC121108214 produces the protein MLLAVRDKHPFKDDLMPEKRKWTDMEKGIRYLRECAMVEMMYSPDFIPDEPDQEHDPERVRCTPNMWRTFTKTAPERYASTFAAMYGRGGRRPLIDDLVNRLQDFELHLNPLQACVSAITRIVEKLDRMESKQEDIIDELSTKHDADGSLVDEDQNSQNPPLEELINMGSSRPTSSNISAIKRGRPPARGNDNDKPITRLALWRYLRDHGEDMKKWHKKPTSALQARIKELQDKSTTKVKSSKRVIAPVAADNQGNK, from the coding sequence GAGACAAACACCCCTTTAAAGATGATCTCATGCCcgagaaaaggaaatggactgatatggaaaaaggcatccgtTATTTGAGAGAATGTGCCATGGTGGAAATGATGTACAGCCCTGACTTCATCCCTGACGagccagaccaagagcatgatcctgagagagtccGGTGTACACCAAATATGTGGCGCACATTCACtaagactgcaccagaaaggtatgccagtacatttgcagcaatgtatggcagaggTGGAAGAAGACCCCTTATAGATGATCTGGTTAATAGACTCCAAGACTTTGAGTTGCATTTAAATCCTCTGcaagcttgtgtttcagccatcaCAAGGATAGTTGAAAAGCTAGACAGAATggagagcaaacaagaagataTAATAGACGAACTGTCTACCAAACATGATGCTGATGGATCCCTGGTGGACGAGGACCAGAATTCCCAAAACCCTCCACTGGAAGAGCTGATCAACATGGGGTCCTCCCGACCTACATCATCCAACATCTCAGCCATCAAAAGGGGACGTCCTCCTGCTAGAGGAAATGATAACGATAAGCCTATAACACGtcttgccttgtggcgttacctgcgtgaccatggagaagatatgaagaagtggcataagaaacccacttctgcacttcaggCACggataaaagaattacaagacaaatcaaccaccaaggtgaaGTCCTCCAAAAGGGTGATCGCTCCAGTTGCTGCAGACAACCaaggtaacaaatag